A stretch of DNA from Salvelinus sp. IW2-2015 unplaced genomic scaffold, ASM291031v2 Un_scaffold9520, whole genome shotgun sequence:
TGGGCCTCTCACGTACCCCTACTCCTCCACATGGCAGCATCACAAACATCCTTTGAGAGAGAATGCCTGAGGGAGAAAAATACAAAGAGGTTTTATTAACCAAACAATCAATGTTAACAGCTCCTTTTCAAACAATTTTACATTAGAAATGAGTATCAGACATTACTGTACGTTTGTGTACCATCACTGTAGTGACAACTTAAATACATGAATGAGTTGACTACTAAACATAACGGATTCCAAAGTGCTTTCAATACTGTAACTTTAACCAAAGGCAAATCCCTAGTTACTAGGGACACCAGAGTTAATAGGGACACCAGAGTTACTAGGGACACCAGAGCAAGTAGCTTAACTTTACAGTGCTGTTGCCAAACTGTTACCAGTTACgtaaagcagtggttcccaactctggtcctcgagtactcccaacagtacacattttaatTGTAGCCCccgacaagcacacctgattcaacttgtcaactaatcttTAGGCCcacaatgagttgaatcaggcaTGTTTGTCTAGAGCTACAACAAACATGTGTACCTTTAGGGGGGCTCAAGACCAGCGTTGGGAGCCACTGACCTAAAGGCTTCTGGCACAAGGCCTGATGCAGTAGACCAGTACATCATAACATCTGTAGTGAGGACGTACCGGCCAGCTTGCGGTTGTCCAGTTTGAGGCGGTTGAGAGGGTTGGTGCCGTACAGAAGGACATGACGCTCTGAATGGACCGACTGCAGCTCCTCCAGAGTGGCCTTCCTACCTCGGATAGTCTGTTGgaacacagaccagacagagcaACAGATAATGGACCAGGTGGAGACAGCTATGGTGTCTTCTAGTAACTTGTAATCAGTGATATGGATGTATGTGTAATACGTGTGTAATGATAATGGTGATGTTTGTACCTCACACTGGCCCCTGAGACCTCTCTCCTGGAGACGTGACCAGATACTCTGGATCCTCCCAGCATGCTCTGGGTGGCTGCTGTTGTCACCACGGCAAGTATGAACTGTGCTTCAGCATNNNNNNNNNNNNNNNNNNNNNNNNNNNNNNNNNNNNNNNNNNNNNNNNNNNNNNNNNNNNNNNNNNNNNNNNNNNNNNNNNNNNNNNNNNNNNNNNNNNNNNNNNNNNNNNNNNNNNNNNNNNNNNNNNNNNNNNNNNNNNNNNNNNNNNNNNNNNNNNNNNNNNNNNNNNNNNNNNNNNNNNNNNNNNNNNNNNNNNNNNNNNNNNNNNNNNNNNNNNNNNNNNNNNNNNNNNNNNNNNNNNNNNNNNNNNNNNNNNNNNNNNNNNNNNNNNNNNNNNNNNNNNNNNNNNNNNNNNNNNNNNNNNNNNNNNNNNNNNNNNNNNNNNNNNNNNNNNNNNNNNNNNNNNNNNNNNNNNNNNNNNNNNNNNNNNNNNNNNNNNNNNNNNNNNNNNNNNNNNNNNNNNNNNNNNNNNNNNNNNNNNNNNNNNNNNNNNNNNNNNNNNNNNNNNNNNNNNNNNNNNNNNNNNNNNNNNNNNNNNNNNNNNNNNNNNNNNNNNNNNNNNNNNNNNNNNNNNNNNNNNNNNNNNNNNNNNNNNNNNNNNNNNNNNNNNNNNNNNNNNNNNNNNNNNNNNNNNNNNNNNNNNNNNNNNNNNNNNNNNNNNNNNNNNNNNNNNNNNNNNNNNNNNNNNNNNNNNNNNNNNNNNNNNNNNNNNNNNNNNNNNNNNNNNNNNNNNNNNNNNNNNNNNNNNNNNNNNNNNNNNNNNNNNNNNNNNNNNNNNNNNNNNNNNNNNNNNNNNNNNNNNNNNNNNNNNNNNNNNNNNNNNNNNNNNNNNNNNNNNNNNNNNNNNNNNNNNNNNNNNNNNNNNNNNNNNNNNNNNNNNNNNNNNNNNNNNNNNNNNNNNNNNNNNNNNNNNNNNNNNNNNNNNNNNNNNNNNNNNNNNNNNNNNNNNNNNNNNNNNNNNNNNNNNNNNNNNNNNNNNNNNNNNNNNNNNNNNNNNNNNNNNNNNNNNNNNNNNNNNNNNNNNNNNNNNNNNNNNNNNNNNNNNNNNNNNNNNNNNNNNNNNNNNNNNNNNNNNNNNNNNNNNNNNNNNNNNNNNNNNNNNNNNNNNNNNNNNNNNNNNNNNNNNNNNNNNNNNNNNNNNNNNNNNNNNNNNNNNNNNNNNNNNNNNNNNNNNNNNNNNNNNNNNNNNNNNNNNNNNNNNNNNNNNNNNNNNNNNNNNNNNNNNNNNNNNNNNNNNNNNNNNNNNNNNNNNNNNNNNNNNNNNNNNNNNNNNNNNNNNNNNNNNNNNNNNNNNNNNNNNNNNNNNNNNNNNNNNNNNNNNNNNNNNNNNNNNNNNNNNNNNNNNNNNNNNNNNNNNNNNNNNNNNNNNNNNNNNNNNNNNNNNNNNNNNNNNNNNNNNNNNNNNNNNNNNNNNNNNNNNNNNNNNNNNNNNNNNNNNNNNNNNNNNNNNNNNNNNNNNNNNNNNNNNNNNNNNNNNNNNNNNNNNNNNNNNNNNNNNNNNNNNNNNNNNNNNNNNNNNNNNNNNNNNNNNNNNNNNNNNNNNNNNNNNNNNNNNNNNNNNNNNNNNNNNNNNNNNNNNNNNNNNNNNNNNNNNNNNNNNNNNNNNNNNNNNNNNNNNNNNNNNNNNNNNNNNNNNNNNNNNNNNNNNNNNNNNNNNNNNNNNNNNNNNNNNNNNNNNNNNNNNNNNNNNNNNNNNNNNNNNNNNNNNNNNNNNNNNNNNNNNNNNNNNNNNNNNNNNNNNNNNNNNNNNNNNNNNNNNNNNNNNNNNNNNNNNNNNNNNNNNNNNNNNNNNNNNNNNNNNNNNNNNNNNNNNNNNNNNNNNNNNNNNNNNNNNNNNNNNNNNNNNNNNNNNNNNNNNNNNNNNNNNNNNNNNNNNNNNNNNNNNNNNNNNNNNNNNNNNNNNNNNNNNNNNNNNNNNNNNNNNNNNNNNNNNNNNNNNNNNNNNNNNNNNNNNNNNNNNNNNNNNNNNNNNNNNNNNNNNNNNN
This window harbors:
- the LOC112079785 gene encoding histone deacetylase 7-like, which codes for TVHTCRGDNSSHPEHAGRIQSIWSRLQERGLRGQCETIRGRKATLEELQSVHSERHVLLYGTNPLNRLKLDNRKLAGILSQRMFVMLPCGGVGV